The genomic region GCTCAAAGATATCATCACTGAAGCGCATATTGATTGTGGCTACAAGCGAAGTGACGATCAAGAACTCTTCGTGTTCCTTGAGTCTCGGGATGATGAAATTGATGTGCGGGAAATCCTCATCGCCGATCTCGGCATCCGTGACGGCGGCACCGTCTTTGTCCACGGATGTCGCAATATCCATGTAACTGTCGATTACAAAGGTCGCCAGCATTCGCAGCATTTCAAGCCGAATGTGCGCGTCGCCGAGCTTCTCCAGTGGGCGATCAAAGCCTTCAACCTTCCAGGCGATGAGGAAGCCGCTCTCGCTCAGAGCGAGCATGCTCCACACCTTGATCCGCACCAACATATCGGCCAGATCCACGAAGCGCCCGGATGCGACCTGAGACTTGTTCTCGTGGCGCATCAGCGGACTGCCCATCATCACGTCCGTGTTCACAATGAAGAAAATGGGAGCAACATTGAGATCCTCGCAACGGATGATACAACGATCAATATGGTCATCGCGGAGATGTACGAGAAATTTCATATCACCCCAAAGGACGATGACCGTTTGAGTTGCGAGGCGACCGGGCAAGACGTGCTTGTGTTTCGCGCCATGACACTGAAGGAGTATATTGCGGCAGGACAGTGTCATAAACTGGAATGGCTCTTCGTTGGCGGCACCGGAGGCGCACAGGAATGCTGAGTGAACCGACGCCGGTTGACCCAGAGGTGGCGGCAGCGACATTTAGCCGCCACCTGGACGCTTTTTGGCAAGGGCTTCGCGCAGACCGATCCGACTGGGAATTATATCGTATTGACGATCTCAATGTAGTAATAAAACTGTACGCCGTCCGAAGCGACGGCGTACGCGAAGACTACTATCTCAAGCTTGGAGCTAATTTTTACGATTCCTGGCCACCACTCGCCTGGTTCGTCAAGCCCAATGATTGGTCCCAGGCAGATCCTGGATCGCAATGGTGGCCGAAGCTGGCGACGACGCCAACTTGGTTCGGCCTGCATGCGAGCTACCCTTACCGAGATGGTTCACAGCGGCCACTCCTCTGCTTCACCCATTGTGCTCAGTACTACCAGACTAACCATGCTCCGGAAGAACACACTGTATGGAAGCAAGGTAGGCACACGCTTGCCATGACCGTAAACCGAGTTGCCGAAATTTTGCGCCCCCCTTATTATGCCGGGAGATCCGATATATGATATATATCTCAGAATCAACCTGGCAGACAATGCTTAAGGAGCTGGCTCGCACGAAGGGCAACGTCGAGCGCGTCGCGTTCCTTGATGGGCCTCGGCGCGGCGGCATCGGTTTTGTGACGACCGTCACTCTCCCAGATGCTATCCTAGCTCCCGGATCATATGACGTAACGCCAGCAGCAATGAGCCAAGCCGGGAAACATCTTCGCCGCTTCCAGATCGAGCGCTTAGCCCAGATACATACGCACGACGGAGATTGGGTTAATCATTCTGGCAAGGACAGTTCTCAGGCCTACTCACAAATGCCAGGCGCTTTGTCGATCGTGCTGCCACGACATGGGCGTGAGGCTCCTATGCCGAGCGAATCAGGGATACACATCCGTGAGGAGCATGGATGGCGGCGTCTTGATACCGACGAGGTAGACGCGACGTTTTTGATCATTCCATCAGTTCTCGACTTTCGCAGTCCCGAATCTTTGGCATCTGAGGAGACAATCACATGGAGCGAGTATCGAGCCGCCACGAAGGCGATGCTAGCGGGATTCTTTCACCGTTTTCTGAAGTTACCCCGGTAGATGTTACCGTCGAAATTGAGCCTGAGTTTGCTAACCAAGCGAGCGTTCAACACACAGCATGGATGATCGTCAATTTGTTAGCCAGGCTGGAAGGCGTGGTAGCTCGTGTAGGCATTCTCGCTGACGAGCAGGTGTTCCAAGCCGGACGTATTGTTCCGCTTGGAACGCCATCCACAAACTTCATGGAAGCCCTCCTAAGAGGAGCCGCAGCAATTGGGGTAGTACCCGTCAGTGACGGCAAGCTGCCAGACAGTGTGTGCATATCAGTAGGACCTGGATCAGCCAATGGAGCGTGGCTCCGAGCACATGGAAACGGCTGGACGGGTGGTATAGCTCCAGGTGTATATGAAGGCGCTGCGGATTCACCGCTGCCGTTCGGCCCCTACATTTCTGCATGTATGGCGGTGGCTGAAGTTTTCAAGCTGGTTCGTATGAGCCCTGAGATGCGAAGCGAGATTCAGCATGTGACTTACAGCGCCTGGGAACACACAGTCGGCGCTGCAACCGATAGCGGCCCGTCCGTTATCGGAGACCTCCAAATCGACTGCACATTAGCTGGCGTGGGAGCAGTTGGAAGCGCCTGGCTCCATGCCATCTGGGCGCTCGATTGCCTGACCGGGCAAGTCATATTATCCGACAACGACCAGAAAGGCGTTGATGTAACCAACATCAATCGATACAGTTTCTTTGGTAAAACCTCAATAGGCCAGCCCAAAGCAACGGAAGCTGCTCGCACAGCCTCAGCCTCACCTATCGTTTGGCTTCCGAATGACGTTGGCATCGAGCGTAT from Capsulimonas corticalis harbors:
- a CDS encoding ThiF family adenylyltransferase; translated protein: MERVSSRHEGDASGILSPFSEVTPVDVTVEIEPEFANQASVQHTAWMIVNLLARLEGVVARVGILADEQVFQAGRIVPLGTPSTNFMEALLRGAAAIGVVPVSDGKLPDSVCISVGPGSANGAWLRAHGNGWTGGIAPGVYEGAADSPLPFGPYISACMAVAEVFKLVRMSPEMRSEIQHVTYSAWEHTVGAATDSGPSVIGDLQIDCTLAGVGAVGSAWLHAIWALDCLTGQVILSDNDQKGVDVTNINRYSFFGKTSIGQPKATEAARTASASPIVWLPNDVGIERISARHGLLVSAVDRNSVRQAIQCLYPDRILSGSTNDLRAEIMRCGPPGVGACLGCFNPLETAAPDSEMQAQLRQDPELALEVSKSLHISVAEVHAWAQNATCGETGDRILGYLRHADDGPDRFAVGFVSVMAGALLAAETIKELLHSPLPLNDIRNRATFQFVTPASPWNGSKPYRREEQCTLCAPGTDAHRIWTKRFQSHAPRG